ACCGAAGCGAACTCTTCGCTGTCATAACCGCAAACCACGGCAATACCGCCGCCCATAAATTCAAAGGAGAAGCTGCCGCAGTTTTTCAAAACCCAAAATTCCGGCGGTGCATACAGGGGGTCATGCTTCATTAGCGAGCCGGAACGGGTTCCGGCCCGGCCGCCCACATAAATCTTGCCGGCTGCCGCACAGTGCGCCGTAGTGTCGCCGCCGTCACCTTTAACAACAATCTTGCCGCCGGCGTTCAGCCAACCCACATCGGCTGAGGCAGAACCTTCGACGATGATCTCAGTGCCTTCCAGGCACATTGAGCCTACCCGCTGCCCCGGATTGGTCACATAAAACCGCAGCGTCTTGCCTTCCGGGTGCCATAGGGGCCCGCCAATATCGTGCTGACCGGCCGCTTCTATCTGAAAATCCGTTTCTCCGTTAGCCAATGCATTGTTAATGGCCTGTAGGAGGTCCTGGGTAGACATACGGTCATTCCCATTAATTGCGCTTATTTTAAACATAATGCTCCCCCTCCTAGCATACGTACTGGATGCCCAGTTTTTCGGCTACCGCATCATCTTTGCTCACCAAAGCATCCGAACGTCCTACCGGTAATGAACTGTTGCCGATAGGCGCCATCATTTTTTTCATTTCGCTGTCCAGTGCCAGCATGTAGTCTACAATATTCTGCGCCGCCTTATCAATATCCAGGCGCTTAACCAGCCGCGGGTCCTGCGTACAAATGCCGGTCGGGCATTTACCGGTGCTGCAGGAGTTGCAGCGGCCCTGTTCATTGCCGATACAGCCGCACAGCTGGATCAGGACTTTTCCCATAAATACGCCATTGGCGCCCAAACAGATCATCTTGAAGGCATCGGCCGCCGCATTGCCGGTCAGACCGATACCGCCACCGGCCCACAACGGAATTTGTCCCTGCCGCCCCTGATTGACAGCTGCCAAATAGCAGTCACGCAGCTTGGATACAATATGATGGCCCGTGTGGTCCAGCGACACTTCGTTGGCCGCACCGGTGCCACCCTGAATGCCGTCCAGGAAGAACCCGCCGCAAATGCGGTATGGATCACGCAGCAGATTGTTATATACCGAAACCGAAGTAGCCGAAGCAGCACACTTGATCGCCACAGGCACCCGGAATTTGAAGGCCGCGTTCATCGACATAAACATCTTCTGCACCGATTCCTCGATGGAATACAGGCCTTGATGGTTAGGCGGTGACAGCAGGTCGGCCTTGGGCACACCGCGAATCGCCTGAATGTGCTCCGCCACCTTGGCAGCCGGCAAGAGGCCTCCGTCGCCCGGTTTTGCTCCCTGGCCGATCTTGATCAGTATGCCGGCCGGGTCGACTTTCATTTTAGGCATAGCCTTGATAATACGGTTCCAGCCAAAGTGACCGGACGCGATTTGTAAAATCACATATTTCAAATATTCCGATTCCATCAGCTTAACAGGCATGCCGCCTTCGCCGGAACACATCCGCACAGGCAGGTGATGCTTTTCATTTAGATAAGCCGTCGCCATGCACACCGCTTCCCAGGCACGGGTAGACAGCGCTCCGATGGACATATCACTCAGGATAACCGGGAATATCCAGTTTACCGGCGGTGTTTTACCGGCAAAAGATAACTCACCGTTGTTTACCGAAAAGGGTAGTTGGCTGGCCGGCAGAACGCGGCCGAAGGGAGCCAGAATATCGAAGGTATGACGTTCCGAATCCAGCGACGGGTCGGTCATCTGAGAAATACGGCCGATTACGATTTTATCTAACGTACGGTCGGCATTCA
The window above is part of the Propionispora vibrioides genome. Proteins encoded here:
- a CDS encoding glutamate synthase-related protein is translated as METVRTQDVTVNDLPWKIEYSTERCTMCGSCVAACTFKAIEATVERRSMTVSTARQPEPTQRHAAIPVIKQKNSVAQACVGCGMCEKVCPNRAIRPVRNVDSRFNLLARSGGNSIKRGGRTNLNADRTLDKIVIGRISQMTDPSLDSERHTFDILAPFGRVLPASQLPFSVNNGELSFAGKTPPVNWIFPVILSDMSIGALSTRAWEAVCMATAYLNEKHHLPVRMCSGEGGMPVKLMESEYLKYVILQIASGHFGWNRIIKAMPKMKVDPAGILIKIGQGAKPGDGGLLPAAKVAEHIQAIRGVPKADLLSPPNHQGLYSIEESVQKMFMSMNAAFKFRVPVAIKCAASATSVSVYNNLLRDPYRICGGFFLDGIQGGTGAANEVSLDHTGHHIVSKLRDCYLAAVNQGRQGQIPLWAGGGIGLTGNAAADAFKMICLGANGVFMGKVLIQLCGCIGNEQGRCNSCSTGKCPTGICTQDPRLVKRLDIDKAAQNIVDYMLALDSEMKKMMAPIGNSSLPVGRSDALVSKDDAVAEKLGIQYVC